The following are encoded in a window of Mustela nigripes isolate SB6536 chromosome 3, MUSNIG.SB6536, whole genome shotgun sequence genomic DNA:
- the PPP1R16A gene encoding protein phosphatase 1 regulatory subunit 16A isoform X1 codes for MAEHLELLAEMPVVGRMNAQERLKHAQKRRAQQVKAWAQAEKEAQGKKSHRERPRTEAAGGGPQKRVLFPPSVTLLEAAARNDLEEVRQLLESGVSPDLANEDGLTALHQSCIDDFREMVQQLLEAGAKVNARDSESWTPLHAAATCGHLQLVELLVARGADLLAVNTDGNMPYDLCEDERTLDCLETAMANRGITQDSIEGARALPELCMLEDIRCLLQAGADIDDPQDHGATLLHIAAANGFGEAAVLLLEHRASLSAKDQDGWEPLHAAAYWGQVHLVELLVAHGADLNGKSLTDETPLDVCGDEAVRTRLLELKHKQDALLRAQGRQHSLLRRRTSSAGSRGKVVRRVSLTQRTSLYRREHAQEAIVWQQPPPTSPEPPEEDEDGRTDAELCSRPSEQDDDPESVRPHNGRVGGTPGRHLYSKRLDRSVSYQLSPLDSCAPDAPGRVKAQHTLAELKRQRAAAKLQRPPPEGPEGPEPSLPATAAASPQPEHRPGAGGDPPLLKLTAPSEEAPAERRPCCLLM; via the exons ATGGCCGAGCACCTGGAGCTGCTGGCAGAGATGCCCGTGGTGGGCAGGATGAATGCGCAGGAGCGGCTGAAGCATGCCCAGAAGCGCCGGGCCCAGCAGGTGAAGGCGTGGgcccaggcagagaaggaggcccAGGGCAAGAAGAGCCATCGGGAGCGGCCGCGGACGGAGGCGGCTGGGGGCGGGCCGCAGAAGCGGGTCCTCTTCCCTCCTAGCGTCACCCTTCTGGAGGCTGCTGCCCGCAATGACCTGGAGGAAG TCCGCCAGCTCCTTGAGAGTGGGGTCAGCCCTGATCTGGCCAACGAGGATGGCCTGACGGCCCTGCACCAG AGCTGCATTGATGACTTCCGAGAGATGGTGCAGCAGCTCCTGGAGGCGGGGGCCAAGGTCAATGCCCGCGATAGTGAAAGCTGGACTCCCCTGCACGCCGCGGCCACCTGTGGCCACCTGCAACTGGTAGAGCTGCTCGTCGCCCG GGGTGCCGACCTCCTGGCCGTCAACACCGATGGGAACATGCCTTATGACCTCTGTGAGGACGAGCGGACGCTGGACTGCCTTGAGACGGCCATGGCCAACCGTG GCATCACCCAGGACAGCATCGAGGGGGCCCGGGCCCTGCCCGAGCTGTGCATGCTGGAGGACATCCGCTGCCTGCTGCAGGCGGGAGCCGACATCGATGACCCCCAGGACCATGGGGCCACGCTG CTCCACATCGCGGCCGCCAACGGGTTCGGCGAGGCAGCCGTCCTGCTGCTGGAGCACCGGGCCAGTCTGAGCGCCAAGGACCAGGACGGCTGGGAGCCGCTGCATGCCGCAGCCTACTGGGGCCAG GTGCACCTGGTGGAGCTGCTGGTGGCGCATGGGGCCGATCTGAATGGGAAGTCTCTGACGGACGAGACGCCCCTTG ACGTGTGCGGGGACGAGGCGGTGCGGACCAGGCTGCTGGAGCTGAAGCACAAGCAGGACGCACTGCTGCGCGCCCAGGGCCGCCAGCACTCTCTGCTGCGGCGTCGCACCTCCAGCGCCGGCAGCCGGGG GAAGGTGGTGAGGAGGGTGAGCCTGACCCAGCGGACCAGCCTGTACCGCAGGGAGCATGCCCAGGAGGCCATCGTGTGGCAACAGCCACCGCCCACCAGCCCGGAGCCGCCCGAGGAGGACGAGGATGGCCGGACGGACGCGGAGCTGTGCTCCCGACCTAGTGAG CAGGACGATGATCCTGAGTCGGTGAGGCCGCACAACGGCCGAGTTGGAGGCACCCCTGGGCGGCACCTGTATTCCAAGCGGTTGGACCGGAGCGTCTCCTACCAGCTGAGCCCCCTGGATAGCTGTGCCCCCGATGCCCCGGGCCGGGTCAAGGCCCAGCACACGCTCGCAGAGCTGAAGCGCCAGCGAGCCGCCGCTAAGCTGCAGCGTCCCCCGCCCGAGGGGCCCGAGGGGCCTGAGCCCAGCCTGCCGGCCACCGCTGCTGCAAGCCCCCAGCCGGAACACAGACCCGGGGCCGGTGGAGACCCACCCCTGCTGAAGCTCACCGCGCCCTCGGAGGAGGCCCCCGCGGAGAGGAGGCCCTGCTGCCTGCTCATgtga
- the PPP1R16A gene encoding protein phosphatase 1 regulatory subunit 16A isoform X2, producing MAEHLELLAEMPVVGRMNAQERLKHAQKRRAQQVKAWAQAEKEAQGKKSHRERPRTEAAGGGPQKRVLFPPSVTLLEAAARNDLEEVRQLLESGVSPDLANEDGLTALHQSCIDDFREMVQQLLEAGAKVNARDSESWTPLHAAATCGHLQLVELLVARGADLLAVNTDGNMPYDLCEDERTLDCLETAMANRGITQDSIEGARALPELCMLEDIRCLLQAGADIDDPQDHGATLLHIAAANGFGEAAVLLLEHRASLSAKDQDGWEPLHAAAYWGQVHLVELLVAHGADLNGKSLTDETPLDVCGDEAVRTRLLELKHKQDALLRAQGRQHSLLRRRTSSAGSRGKVVRRVSLTQRTSLYRREHAQEAIVWQQPPPTSPEPPEEDEDGRTDAELCSRPSEDDDPESVRPHNGRVGGTPGRHLYSKRLDRSVSYQLSPLDSCAPDAPGRVKAQHTLAELKRQRAAAKLQRPPPEGPEGPEPSLPATAAASPQPEHRPGAGGDPPLLKLTAPSEEAPAERRPCCLLM from the exons ATGGCCGAGCACCTGGAGCTGCTGGCAGAGATGCCCGTGGTGGGCAGGATGAATGCGCAGGAGCGGCTGAAGCATGCCCAGAAGCGCCGGGCCCAGCAGGTGAAGGCGTGGgcccaggcagagaaggaggcccAGGGCAAGAAGAGCCATCGGGAGCGGCCGCGGACGGAGGCGGCTGGGGGCGGGCCGCAGAAGCGGGTCCTCTTCCCTCCTAGCGTCACCCTTCTGGAGGCTGCTGCCCGCAATGACCTGGAGGAAG TCCGCCAGCTCCTTGAGAGTGGGGTCAGCCCTGATCTGGCCAACGAGGATGGCCTGACGGCCCTGCACCAG AGCTGCATTGATGACTTCCGAGAGATGGTGCAGCAGCTCCTGGAGGCGGGGGCCAAGGTCAATGCCCGCGATAGTGAAAGCTGGACTCCCCTGCACGCCGCGGCCACCTGTGGCCACCTGCAACTGGTAGAGCTGCTCGTCGCCCG GGGTGCCGACCTCCTGGCCGTCAACACCGATGGGAACATGCCTTATGACCTCTGTGAGGACGAGCGGACGCTGGACTGCCTTGAGACGGCCATGGCCAACCGTG GCATCACCCAGGACAGCATCGAGGGGGCCCGGGCCCTGCCCGAGCTGTGCATGCTGGAGGACATCCGCTGCCTGCTGCAGGCGGGAGCCGACATCGATGACCCCCAGGACCATGGGGCCACGCTG CTCCACATCGCGGCCGCCAACGGGTTCGGCGAGGCAGCCGTCCTGCTGCTGGAGCACCGGGCCAGTCTGAGCGCCAAGGACCAGGACGGCTGGGAGCCGCTGCATGCCGCAGCCTACTGGGGCCAG GTGCACCTGGTGGAGCTGCTGGTGGCGCATGGGGCCGATCTGAATGGGAAGTCTCTGACGGACGAGACGCCCCTTG ACGTGTGCGGGGACGAGGCGGTGCGGACCAGGCTGCTGGAGCTGAAGCACAAGCAGGACGCACTGCTGCGCGCCCAGGGCCGCCAGCACTCTCTGCTGCGGCGTCGCACCTCCAGCGCCGGCAGCCGGGG GAAGGTGGTGAGGAGGGTGAGCCTGACCCAGCGGACCAGCCTGTACCGCAGGGAGCATGCCCAGGAGGCCATCGTGTGGCAACAGCCACCGCCCACCAGCCCGGAGCCGCCCGAGGAGGACGAGGATGGCCGGACGGACGCGGAGCTGTGCTCCCGACCTAGTGAG GACGATGATCCTGAGTCGGTGAGGCCGCACAACGGCCGAGTTGGAGGCACCCCTGGGCGGCACCTGTATTCCAAGCGGTTGGACCGGAGCGTCTCCTACCAGCTGAGCCCCCTGGATAGCTGTGCCCCCGATGCCCCGGGCCGGGTCAAGGCCCAGCACACGCTCGCAGAGCTGAAGCGCCAGCGAGCCGCCGCTAAGCTGCAGCGTCCCCCGCCCGAGGGGCCCGAGGGGCCTGAGCCCAGCCTGCCGGCCACCGCTGCTGCAAGCCCCCAGCCGGAACACAGACCCGGGGCCGGTGGAGACCCACCCCTGCTGAAGCTCACCGCGCCCTCGGAGGAGGCCCCCGCGGAGAGGAGGCCCTGCTGCCTGCTCATgtga
- the GPT gene encoding alanine aminotransferase 1 isoform X2 encodes MALRAGDHSRVAMNGLKEKVLTLDTMNPCVRRVEYAVRGPIVLRALELEQELRQGVKKPFTEVVRANIGDAQAMGQKPITFLRQVLALCVHPDLLNSPDFPEDARRRAERILQACGGHSLGAYSVSSGIQLIREDAARYIERRDGGIPADPNNIFLSTGASDAIVTVLKLLVAGEGPTRTGVLIPIPQYPLYSAALAELDAVQVDYYLDEERAWALDVAELRRALCQARGHCCPRALCIINPGNPTGQVQARECIEAVIRFAFEERLFLMADEVYQDNVYAEGSRFHSFKKVLMEMGPPYATQQELASFHSVSKGYMGECVRGHKDCTLAWVPCPACPDTCALGCRRGRRCWPSWRRKRGSRSRCSTRPPASAATRCRAPCTPSLACSCPRAPCSALRSWAWLPTCSSACAFWRRLASAWCPGVASGSGKAPTTSG; translated from the exons ATGGCCTTGAGGGCAGGTGACCACAGCCGGGTTGCAATGAACGGGCTGAAGGAGAAGGTGCTGACGCTGGACACCATGAACCCGTGTGTGCGGAGGGTGGAGTACGCGGTGCGCGGGCCCATTGTGCTGCGCGCCCTCGAGCTGGAGCAGGAACTGCGCCAG GGGGTAAAGAAGCCCTTCACGGAGGTTGTCCGGGCCAACATCGGGGACGCGCAGGCCATGGGGCAGAAGCCCATCACCTTCCTGCGTCAG GTCCTGGCCCTCTGTGTGCACCCCGATCTCCTGAACAGCCCCGACTTCCCTGAGGATGCCAGGAGGAGGGCTGAGCGCATCTTGCAGGCATGTGGGGGACACAGCCTGG GGGCCTACAGCGTCAGCTCGGGTATCCAGCTGATCCGGGAAGACGCCGCCCGGTACATTGAGCGGCGCGACGGAGGCATCCCCGCAGACCCCAACAACATCTTCCTGTCCACCGGGGCCAGCGATGCCATCGTG ACGGTGCTGAAGCTGCTGGTGGCGGGGGAGGGCCCCACCCGCACAGGCGTGCTCATCCCCATCCCGCAGTACCCGCTGTACTCGGCCGCGCTGGCCGAGCTCGACGCTGTGCAGGTGGACTACTACTTGGATGAGGAGCGCGCTTGGGCCCTCGACGTGGCCGAGCTGCGGCGCGCCCTGTGCCAGGCGCGTGGCCACTGCTGCCCACGTGCACTCTGCATTATCAACCCCGGCAACCCCACTG GACAGGTACAAGCCCGCGAGTGCATCGAGGCCGTGATTCGCTTTGCCTTTGAGGAGCGCCTCTTCCTGATGGCTGATGAG GTGTATCAGGACAATGTGTATGCGGAGGGCTCGAGGTTCCACTCGTTCAAGAAGGTGCTCATGGAGATGGGGCCGCCCTATGCGACGCAGCAGGAGCTCGCCTCCTTCCACTCGGTCTCCAAGGGCTACATGGGCGAGTGCGTGCGGGGTCACAAGGACTGCACCCTGGCTTGGGTCCCCTGCCCGGCCTGCCCTGACACCTGCGCTCTGGGCTGCAG GAGAGGCAGGCGGTGCTGGCCGAGCTGGCGGCGAAAGCGAGGCTCACGGAGCAGGTGTTCAACGAGGCCCCCGGCATCCGCTGCAACCCGGTGCAGGGCGCCATGTACGCCTTCCCTCGCGTGCAGCTGCCCCCGCGCGCCGTGCAGCGCGCTCAG GAGCTGGGCCTGGCTCCCGACATGTTCTTCTGCATGCGCCTTCTGGAGGAGACTGGCATCTGCGTGGTGCCCGGGAGTGGCTTCGGGCAGCGGGAAGGCACCTACCACTTCCG GATGA
- the GPT gene encoding alanine aminotransferase 1 isoform X1, with protein sequence MALRAGDHSRVAMNGLKEKVLTLDTMNPCVRRVEYAVRGPIVLRALELEQELRQGVKKPFTEVVRANIGDAQAMGQKPITFLRQVLALCVHPDLLNSPDFPEDARRRAERILQACGGHSLGAYSVSSGIQLIREDAARYIERRDGGIPADPNNIFLSTGASDAIVTVLKLLVAGEGPTRTGVLIPIPQYPLYSAALAELDAVQVDYYLDEERAWALDVAELRRALCQARGHCCPRALCIINPGNPTGQVQARECIEAVIRFAFEERLFLMADEVYQDNVYAEGSRFHSFKKVLMEMGPPYATQQELASFHSVSKGYMGECGFRGGYVEVVNMDPAVQQQMQKLMSIRLCPPVPGQALLHTVVSPPTPSDPSFAQFQAERQAVLAELAAKARLTEQVFNEAPGIRCNPVQGAMYAFPRVQLPPRAVQRAQELGLAPDMFFCMRLLEETGICVVPGSGFGQREGTYHFRMTILPPMEKLRPLLETLSQFHAKFTREYS encoded by the exons ATGGCCTTGAGGGCAGGTGACCACAGCCGGGTTGCAATGAACGGGCTGAAGGAGAAGGTGCTGACGCTGGACACCATGAACCCGTGTGTGCGGAGGGTGGAGTACGCGGTGCGCGGGCCCATTGTGCTGCGCGCCCTCGAGCTGGAGCAGGAACTGCGCCAG GGGGTAAAGAAGCCCTTCACGGAGGTTGTCCGGGCCAACATCGGGGACGCGCAGGCCATGGGGCAGAAGCCCATCACCTTCCTGCGTCAG GTCCTGGCCCTCTGTGTGCACCCCGATCTCCTGAACAGCCCCGACTTCCCTGAGGATGCCAGGAGGAGGGCTGAGCGCATCTTGCAGGCATGTGGGGGACACAGCCTGG GGGCCTACAGCGTCAGCTCGGGTATCCAGCTGATCCGGGAAGACGCCGCCCGGTACATTGAGCGGCGCGACGGAGGCATCCCCGCAGACCCCAACAACATCTTCCTGTCCACCGGGGCCAGCGATGCCATCGTG ACGGTGCTGAAGCTGCTGGTGGCGGGGGAGGGCCCCACCCGCACAGGCGTGCTCATCCCCATCCCGCAGTACCCGCTGTACTCGGCCGCGCTGGCCGAGCTCGACGCTGTGCAGGTGGACTACTACTTGGATGAGGAGCGCGCTTGGGCCCTCGACGTGGCCGAGCTGCGGCGCGCCCTGTGCCAGGCGCGTGGCCACTGCTGCCCACGTGCACTCTGCATTATCAACCCCGGCAACCCCACTG GACAGGTACAAGCCCGCGAGTGCATCGAGGCCGTGATTCGCTTTGCCTTTGAGGAGCGCCTCTTCCTGATGGCTGATGAG GTGTATCAGGACAATGTGTATGCGGAGGGCTCGAGGTTCCACTCGTTCAAGAAGGTGCTCATGGAGATGGGGCCGCCCTATGCGACGCAGCAGGAGCTCGCCTCCTTCCACTCGGTCTCCAAGGGCTACATGGGCGA GTGCGGGTTCCGCGGTGGCTACGTGGAGGTGGTGAACATGGACCCCGCGGTGCAGCAGCAGATGCAGAAGCTGATGAGCATCCGGCTGTGCCCGCCGGTGCCGGGCCAGGCCCTGCTGCACACGGTGGTCAGCCCACCCACACCCTCCGACCCCTCCTTCGCGCAGTTCCAGGCG GAGAGGCAGGCGGTGCTGGCCGAGCTGGCGGCGAAAGCGAGGCTCACGGAGCAGGTGTTCAACGAGGCCCCCGGCATCCGCTGCAACCCGGTGCAGGGCGCCATGTACGCCTTCCCTCGCGTGCAGCTGCCCCCGCGCGCCGTGCAGCGCGCTCAG GAGCTGGGCCTGGCTCCCGACATGTTCTTCTGCATGCGCCTTCTGGAGGAGACTGGCATCTGCGTGGTGCCCGGGAGTGGCTTCGGGCAGCGGGAAGGCACCTACCACTTCCG GATGACCATTCTGCCCCCCATGGAGAAGCTGCGGCCTTTGCTGGAGACGCTGAGCCAGTTCCACGCCAAGTTCACCCGAGAATACTCCTGA
- the MFSD3 gene encoding major facilitator superfamily domain-containing protein 3 isoform X1 yields the protein MRRKLLLLAGLYLVQGLPYGLQSGLLPVLLRARGLSLTRVGLAKVLYLPWLFKLVWAPLVDTRGSLKAWLVLSTAALGLVCGLLAALPPAEAGPAGLPVTVAGLLLLLNLGAAVQDVALDTLAVQLLEPAELGPGNTVQVVAYKLGAVLAGGGLLALVPTLSWPLLFLLLAATYWLAAALVWAAPALQQLPASGPSEPPLRSLHLLQDLLAMPGTLWTAGFVLTYKLGEQGASSLFPLFLLDHGISTPELGLWNGVGAVVCSIVGSSLGGALLARHRQPLALLRSVLRFRLGGLACQTTLLFHLDTSGVRLGPSTVLRGAALLSLCLQHLLGGLVTTTTFTLMMRCSQRAPRALQATHYGLLATLELLGKLFLGTLAGALADSLGRLLCFAFFLALSGMPVLYLSLAPGSLA from the exons ATGCGGcggaagctgctgctgctggccggCCTCTACCTGGTGCAAGGCCTGCCCTACGGGCTGCAGTCTGGCCTGCTGCCCGTGCTGCTGCGGGCGCGAGGCCTCTCCCTGACGCGCGTGGGACTGGCCAAGGTGCTGTACCTGCCCTGGCTGTTTAAACTCGTGTGGGCTCCCCTGGTGGACACGCGGGGCTCCCTGAAGGCCTGGCTGGTGCTCAGCACGGCTGCTCTGGGCCTGGTGTGCGGGCTGCTGGCCGCCCTGCCACCCGCGGAAGCCGGCCCGGCTGGGCTGCCGGTCACTGTGGCggggctgctgctgttgctgaACCTGGGTGCGGCTGTGCAGGATGTGGCCCTGGACACGCTGGCCGTCCAGCTCTTGGAGCCGGCGGAGCTGGGGCCCGGCAACACAGTGCAGGTGGTCGCTTACAAGCTGGGGGCGGTGCTGGCGGGAGGGGGCCTGTTGGCCCTGGTCCCCACGCTCTCCTGGCCCCTGCTCTTCCTGCTCCTGGCCGCTACCTATTGGTTGGCTGCTGCCCTCGTCTGGGCGGCGCCGGCCCTGCAACAACTGCCTGCGTCTGGGCCGTCGGAACCACCCCTCCGCAGCCTGCACCTTCTGCAGGACCTGCTGGCCATGCCCGGGACTCTGTGGACGGCGGGCTTTGTGCTCACTTACAAACTGG GTGAGCAGGGTGCCAGCAGCTTGTTCCCGCTCTTCCTGCTGGACCACGGCATCTCCACGCCAGAGCTGGGGCTGTGGAATGGTGTGGGCGCCGTGGTCTGCTCCATTGTAGGCTCGTCCCTGGGCGGGGCCTTGCTGGCCAGGCACAG GCAACCACTGGCCCTGCTCAGGTCAGTGCTACGGTTCCGTCTCGGGGGTCTGGCCTGCCAGACCACCCTGCTCTTCCACCTGGACACCTCAGGGGTCAGGTTGGGCCCCAGCACCGTCCTGAGAG GGGCAGCCCTGCTGAGCCTGTGTCTACAGCACCTCCTCGGGGGCCTGGTCACAACCACCACATTCACCCTGATGATGCGGTGCAGCCAGCGGGCGCCCCGTGCCCTGCAG GCCACACACTACGGCCTCCTGGCCACGCTGGAGCTGCTGGGGAAGCTGTTCCTGGGCACGCTGGCTGGAGCCCTGGCCGACAGCCTGGGGCGGCTTCTCTGCTTTGCCTTCTTCCTGGCCCTCTCGGGCATGCCCGTGCTGTACTtgagcctggcccctggcagccTGGCCTGA
- the MFSD3 gene encoding major facilitator superfamily domain-containing protein 3 isoform X2, whose amino-acid sequence MRRKLLLLAGLYLVQGLPYGLQSGLLPVLLRARGLSLTRVGLAKVLYLPWLFKLVWAPLVDTRGSLKAWLVLSTAALGLVCGLLAALPPAEAGPAGLPVTVAGLLLLLNLGAAVQDVALDTLAVQLLEPAELGPGNTVQVVAYKLGAVLAGGGLLALVPTLSWPLLFLLLAATYWLAAALVWAAPALQQLPASGPSEPPLRSLHLLQDLLAMPGTLWTAGFVLTYKLGEQGASSLFPLFLLDHGISTPELGLWNGVGAVVCSIVGSSLGGALLARHRGSPAEPVSTAPPRGPGHNHHIHPDDAVQPAGAPCPAGHTLRPPGHAGAAGEAVPGHAGWSPGRQPGAASLLCLLPGPLGHARAVLEPGPWQPGLSWVPTGLIKLGVPVAWLAGL is encoded by the exons ATGCGGcggaagctgctgctgctggccggCCTCTACCTGGTGCAAGGCCTGCCCTACGGGCTGCAGTCTGGCCTGCTGCCCGTGCTGCTGCGGGCGCGAGGCCTCTCCCTGACGCGCGTGGGACTGGCCAAGGTGCTGTACCTGCCCTGGCTGTTTAAACTCGTGTGGGCTCCCCTGGTGGACACGCGGGGCTCCCTGAAGGCCTGGCTGGTGCTCAGCACGGCTGCTCTGGGCCTGGTGTGCGGGCTGCTGGCCGCCCTGCCACCCGCGGAAGCCGGCCCGGCTGGGCTGCCGGTCACTGTGGCggggctgctgctgttgctgaACCTGGGTGCGGCTGTGCAGGATGTGGCCCTGGACACGCTGGCCGTCCAGCTCTTGGAGCCGGCGGAGCTGGGGCCCGGCAACACAGTGCAGGTGGTCGCTTACAAGCTGGGGGCGGTGCTGGCGGGAGGGGGCCTGTTGGCCCTGGTCCCCACGCTCTCCTGGCCCCTGCTCTTCCTGCTCCTGGCCGCTACCTATTGGTTGGCTGCTGCCCTCGTCTGGGCGGCGCCGGCCCTGCAACAACTGCCTGCGTCTGGGCCGTCGGAACCACCCCTCCGCAGCCTGCACCTTCTGCAGGACCTGCTGGCCATGCCCGGGACTCTGTGGACGGCGGGCTTTGTGCTCACTTACAAACTGG GTGAGCAGGGTGCCAGCAGCTTGTTCCCGCTCTTCCTGCTGGACCACGGCATCTCCACGCCAGAGCTGGGGCTGTGGAATGGTGTGGGCGCCGTGGTCTGCTCCATTGTAGGCTCGTCCCTGGGCGGGGCCTTGCTGGCCAGGCACAG GGGCAGCCCTGCTGAGCCTGTGTCTACAGCACCTCCTCGGGGGCCTGGTCACAACCACCACATTCACCCTGATGATGCGGTGCAGCCAGCGGGCGCCCCGTGCCCTGCAG GCCACACACTACGGCCTCCTGGCCACGCTGGAGCTGCTGGGGAAGCTGTTCCTGGGCACGCTGGCTGGAGCCCTGGCCGACAGCCTGGGGCGGCTTCTCTGCTTTGCCTTCTTCCTGGCCCTCTCGGGCATGCCCGTGCTGTACTtgagcctggcccctggcagccTGGCCTGAGCTGGGTGCCCACCGGCCTAATAAAGCTGGGTGTGCCCGTGGCCTGGCTGGCTGGGCTGTGA